From the Myripristis murdjan chromosome 14, fMyrMur1.1, whole genome shotgun sequence genome, one window contains:
- the sim2 gene encoding single-minded homolog 2, which translates to MKEKSKNAAKTRREKENGEFYELAKLLPLPAAITSQLDKASIIRLTSSYLKMRAVFPDGLGDGWGQSSRFSPLDSMAKELGSHLLQTLDGFVFVVASDGKIMYISETASVHLGLSQVELTGNSIFEYIHPSDHDEMTAVLSSHQPPHHNFSQEYEMERSFFLRMKCVLAKRNAGLTCGGYKVIHCSGYLKIRQYMMDMALYDSCYQIVGLVAVGHSLPPSGITEIKLHSNMFMFRASLDFKLIFLDSRVAELTGYEPQDLIEKTLYHHVHGCDVFHLRYSHHLLLVKGQVTTKYYRMLSKHGGWVWVQSYATIVHNSRSSRPHCIVSVNYVLTDIECKELQLSEEQNQATKPGLSLTFSQDHRKQLKTKAVKIKTKPKTTPYPQSSSSFQTDKPSCSPQRGLRKESPPYQATACREQSSSSTPEAGQVSCSAPYSLTFPYAYSHLHLESQTRLPGSAATSQLAHQLISSLQGRTPVGWSISSPKTQDTLSPPAPETYTGPVLPAIRRYPEENQHEVFSSSAALHPNSRFKEEPYEHYMLVHSKMSDVHPHSHPQATRDSKLPFSQDIRYKASRGSEGPQADKALACPLLSGLVLGKGEQAGSIHGVGQPLPMQVVLEQRRRLCMMEAPYTHPAAGFPQPVDSHRQRGAPKDLEPESGQEDRKMWIGMGVGLPARAPYVSLNFHKVLGKHGSLKAPPYTTLSHLTDSYGYHGNEMASYSCHSQSPASSPSPEGHREIPHYIGTSVIITNER; encoded by the exons ATGAAGGAAAAATCCAAGAATGCAGCGAAGACGCGCCGGGAGAAGGAGAACGGGGAGTTTTACGAGCTGGCCAAGCTGTTGCCTCTGCCGGCGGCCATCACCTCCCAGCTGGACAAGGCCTCCATCATCAGGCTGACCAGCAGCTACCTGAAGATGAGGGCAGTCTTCCCGGACG gtcTGGGTGATGGATGGGGGCAGTCGTCCAGGTTCAGCCCTCTGGACAGCATGGCTAAAGAACTGGGCTCCCACCTCTTACAG ACCCTGGACGGCTTTGTTTTTGTCGTTGCCTCTGATGGTAAAATCATGTACATCTCTGAGACGGCGTCGGTCCACCTCGGCCTGTCCCAG gtggaGCTGACAGGGAACAGTATATTTGAGTACATCCACCCGTCCGACCATGATGAGATGACAGCAGTGTTGAGCTCTCACCAGCCCCCCCACCATAACTTTTCACAAG AGTATGAAATGGAGCGCTCTTTCTTCTTGAGGATGAAGTGTGTCCTTGCTAAACGCAACGCAGGCCTGACATGTGGAGGATATAAG GTCATCCACTGCAGCGGCTACCTGAAGATCCGTCAGTACATGATGGATATGGCTCTGTACGACTCATGCTACCAGATTGTGGGTCTGGTGGCGGTCggccactccctccctcccagcgGCATCACCGAGATCAAACTCCACagcaacatgttcatgttcCGTGCCAGCCTGGACTTCAAACTCATCTTCTTGGACTCCAG GGTGGCAGAGCTGACGGGCTACGAGCCTCAGGACCTGATAGAAAAGACCCTGTACCACCACGTCCATGGCTGCGACGTCTTCCATCTGCGCTACTCTCACCATTTAT TGCTGGTGAAAGGGCAGGTCACTACTAAGTATTACCGCATGTTATCGAAGCATGGAGGCTGGGTGTGGGTGCAGAGCTATGCCACCATCGTGCACAACAGCCGCTCCTCCAGGCCTCACTGCATTGTCAGTGTTAACTACGTCCTCAC tgacatAGAGTGTAAGGAGTTGCAGCTGTCTGAAGAGCAGAATCAAGCCACTAAGCCTGGCCTCAGCTTGACTTTCTCTCAGGACCACCGCAAACAACTCAAAACCAAAGCAGTCAAGATCAAGACCAAACCCAAAACAACGCCTTATCCTCAG TCCAGCAGCTCGTTCCAAACAGATAAACCCAGTTGCTCCCCACAGAGAGGGTTGCGGAAGGAGAGCCCCCCCTACCAAGCCACTGCTTGCAGGGAGCAGAGTTCAAGCTCCACCCCTGAGGCAGGCCAGGTTTCCTGCAGTGCCCCCTACAGCCTGACCTTCCCCTATGCCTACAGCCATCTGCATCTTGAAAGTCAGACCAGGCTTCCGGGCTCGGCTGCCACCTCTCAGCTGGCTCATCAGCTCATCAGCTCCCTGCAAGGAAGGACGCCTGTTGGTTGGAGCATCAGCAGTCCCAAGACCCAGGACACCCTGAGCCCCCCGGCACCCGAAACATACACAG gcCCTGTGTTGCCAGCTATCCGGAGGTACCCTGAGGAGAACCAGCATGAGGTCTTCTCGAGCAGTGCGGCCCTGCACCCAAACAGTAGGTTCAAGGAAGAGCCCTACGAACATTACATGCTTGTCCACAGCAAGATGTCAGATGTTCACCCACACTCCCACCCTCAGGCCACCAGGGACAGCAAGCTGCCGTTTAGCCAAGACATCCGCTACAAGGCTAGTAGAGGCAGTGAGGGACCTCAGGCTGACAAGGCCCTGGCTTgccccctgctcagtggtctgGTGCTGGGGAAGGGTGAGCAGGCTGGCTCCATCCACGGTGTGGGCCAGCCTCTCCCTATGCAGGTGGTGctggaacagaggaggaggttgtGCATGATGGAGGCGCCGTACACTCACCCAGCTGCTGGATTTCCACAACCTGTAGACAGCCACCGGCAGCGTGGAGCCCCCAAAGACCTGGAGCCTGAGTCTGGGCAAGAGGACAGGAAAATGTGGATAGGCATGGGGGTGGGGCTTCCCGCCCGCGCCCCATATGTGTCTTTGAACTTTCACAAAGTCTTGGGCAAACATGGTTCGCTTAAAGCGCCCCCATATACTACACTGAGCCATTTAACAGACAGCTATGGTTACCATGGTAATGAGATGGCATCTTACAGCTGTCACAGCCAAAGCCCCGCCTCCAGCCCTTCCCCTGAAGGCCACAGGGAGATCCCACATTACATTGGCACATCTGTCATCATCACCAATGAGAGGTGA